The region GAAAGAAATCAACAGCAACATCAAGTAAGGCAGCAACCAGACGAGCAGGTGGTGTGCCGGATGTCCTTCATCGCTGGCAGATTGCCTGCTCGTTCTGCCGGGGAGCTGCCTCTATGTGGGCGGCGGCTGAACGAAGAGCCCGGTTCATCTGATGCTGGTGGAAACCACAGCACCCTGCGCTGACAACAGGGCAAAAAGGGCGTACTCACAGGACGGTCAGGAAGGGGCCTCGGACTGTTTTCGAGGGGTGACGGTCGGTACAGGAAGGATGAGCAGGGTATTCCGGGAAGAGGTCGGAGTACTGTTTTTCAAACTAACCGTTATTAGTGCGACCACCCGAACCAGCTTTGAAACACGGCGGATACAGTTGACAGGCCGTGCATACCGGGGTATCTTAGAGAAATCAAGGCGGCCAATAGGTCGCCTTCTTCTTTGATCCGTCCCGAAGACAGGCGGCGGGTGGAGGTCACTTGATGAAACTGACCACCTGGAATGTCAATTCGCTGCGGGTGCGGCTGCCGCAACTTCTGACCTTGCTGGAAACACAGCGTCCGGACATCGTCGCGCTTCAGGAAACAAAACTGACCGACGACGTATTTCCGGTAGAGGTTTTCAGCGAGCGTGGCTATCAGGTAGCCTTTTCCGGGCAGAAAACCTACAACGGCGTGGCGCTGCTCTCCAGGCAAGTGCCTGCTGGGCTTCAGATCGGCGTCCCCGGACTGGATGATCCTCAGCGCCGGGTCATCGCGGCGACGGTGGACGGCGTGCGGGTGATCTGCCTGTATGTGCCGAACGGACAGGCCGTCGGTTCGGAAAAGTATGACTACAAACTGTCCTGGCTCAGCGCCGTGCGGGTCTGGTTGCAGCAGGAACTGGCGACACATGCCCGCGTCGCTGTGGTCGGAGATTTCAATATAGCCCCGGAAGACCGCGACGTTCACAGCCCGGAACGCTGGGCTGGGCAGGTGCTGGTCAGCGCCCCGGAGCGTGAGGCGTTTCAGGCACTCCTGGACCTCGGTCTGAAGGACGCCTTTCGCCTGTTCGAGCAGCCGGAGCGCGTGTTCAGCTGGTGGAACTATGGTGCGCTGGCGTTTGCCCGCAACTGGGGCCTGAGAATTGACCATATTCTGGTGTCCGAGACGCTGGCACGGGAATGCCGTTCATGCACCGTAGACCTGGAACCACGTCGCCATGAACGCCCCTCGGACCATGCGCCGGTCGTGGCGGAGTTCGGGGAGCGTGGCGAGGCAGCTGGATGAGCTGGACCGTCTGATCCCGTTGGTGCCCGGTGCAGCGAGCGGGCAGATGGTCTCAATCGCTGGAAGTGTCGCTGCGGTCACAGCCTCCACACAGCGGATGGCCGTCCGAGCCAGACCTGTTCCGCTGGACCGTGGCGACGTAGGTTCCATGTGTGCGGGTATAGATCAGCACGGCGTCGGTGGTTCCCGGGTGGGCATCCAGCCAGGCGAGAGCCAGTGTTTTGAGGTTCTCCAGATCGGTGCTGGCTGGCGTAACCGGTAACAGCTGACCGGTCGCTGCAATACGGAAGCCCTGCATCCATACAGTGTGCTCGTCGAATGTGAAGTCGGCTGTAATGGTGGTTCTCCTGACCTGGATTTCAGCTCCGGGCGGGCCTGAATTCTGCTGTGGTCTGCGGCTTGGGGATGCTCTTTGTCCGGTTTCAGCACCTGCTCTCGGGCAGATTTCTGCGGCTCTCAGAGGCCGGACAGGTCAGAAAGGGGCTGGCGTTTCGCTCTCACCCGCCCCGCTCCTCGGTCTCTGCTGAAGACTGTGCTGTGCCATCGTGTTCTCCCTGACTCCTGCCACGTCGGTGTGGCGTGAGGCTTCTCCATTCTTCAACAGACCACTGAAATAGGCGGCCACTCTTTTGGTTTTGTCAGCTATACAAGAAGGCGCTATAGGTCTGGCCTACAGAACGGGGGATATCGGTGCCTTCTCCGCTCGTGCCAGAGGAGGAAATCAGCCGGTATTGACATGGAGCCGTGC is a window of Deinococcus sp. KNUC1210 DNA encoding:
- the xth gene encoding exodeoxyribonuclease III codes for the protein MKLTTWNVNSLRVRLPQLLTLLETQRPDIVALQETKLTDDVFPVEVFSERGYQVAFSGQKTYNGVALLSRQVPAGLQIGVPGLDDPQRRVIAATVDGVRVICLYVPNGQAVGSEKYDYKLSWLSAVRVWLQQELATHARVAVVGDFNIAPEDRDVHSPERWAGQVLVSAPEREAFQALLDLGLKDAFRLFEQPERVFSWWNYGALAFARNWGLRIDHILVSETLARECRSCTVDLEPRRHERPSDHAPVVAEFGERGEAAG